tattaCCTGCTTCATGTCACGTTTGAAAAcagttatataattttttttaaaaatcagcacAGTATCTGTTGGGCTCATTGTTTACGAGAAAAGGTCCATTCAGCAGAGAGTCCATTAATCAAATGTCATTCAGAGTTCAGTgcaacagggcttctgcttatgcaaaaaattgcgtacagtacgcattaaaagttaggaggaccccttcaattttcatcaatggggtccccttccttaaaaatatgaagaagggGTCcgtgggaccccaaagaatttagccttagcagaagccttGGTGCAACAGTCttcattatttatattctttttttctgcaacagGCAGCATCCCACTACTGTGTGCGGCTGGGCTTTTCCCCCTTTATGTATAAAGGCTTGGAAACAGGAAGTCGCCAAGTGGCTGCACATGTTGTGAAACAGAATAAGGTGAGCTTTACCCTCAGCTCTCAATTCTAAGTTTTTAAGTTTGTTATTCTGAGTAGTCTAATCTTATGTTCACCTTACTAATCTAAAATTACTGGATTTATCCTGTGTACCCATGAAGTAGCAGGATTTGCTGAACTCATCTTAGTACCTGTAATGACACAAACTGGCAGGAAACATGAGCTGATTGACATCTGCCTCCtcagtttttaaattaaaaatcaaaagcaGTTATTTGCTGTGTTTTCCATCAGCAATGATtaagcaggtttttttttttggtaaaaaacttgtaaaaaaaatacaaactatttTGATTATAATACAAGCCACTTCCTTGTGAATACAAGGACTTCAtaatttcattgtttgttttgccaGATCATCTTTGTGTTCCAGTCTATGCTGGAACCTAATAACCCTGCAGGTTAGTAACTTTTCTTGAAGGATATTTATCtgaatttcttccttttctgctTTTCGTTAGATCTATTAGATGTGAAGTGCTCCATGTTCTTTAAGATTTCAGGTATTGTGTGTTACTGTATAACACCTGAGGTTTTTCTTATAGCATTCTTATAGCATGATTctaccaactttttttttttaaatagaaatagGAGATTTCTTGGCAAAGCATGGTGATGCTGTGAAAGATGTTGCATTTGAAGTTAAAGACCTGGAAGCAATTGTTGAGGTAATGTAAATTAAGATGGGAGTAAACAGACTCCATGAAGGTATATCGAGGTCTGAAACAAGTGCTTCATATCCTTGTCTCTTTTATGTGCTCCCTTCTAGCCACTGGCAACCCCAGCTCTTAGATTAACCACAGACACATAGATTGGCACTTTGCTGACAGGAGAGAACAAGCATACACTTAAAACTTAttcatatgcatgcacacttaCAGATATATATggtatatgtgcacacacacatatagatgTGAATGGCTGCACAGGCTGAAAAATAACAGCATTTACAAGTTTTTGTgttataaaagtatatttttcctAGTAATAACcttcctaatttttttccagaatgaGGGATTAGTTGACTTTCAGTTACATTTGATACATGTTATACCTCATGATATAAACTTTTATCATGGTTCTGTCTAGTCTGTACGTATTTTTCTAGAAGTGTTATTGTAGTGACTAGATGTAAGAGGTGGTATGTGTAGCATGCAGTTGCACGAGGTGCACAGGTAGTGGCGGCACCATGGGAGGAGAGTGATGAGCATGGAACAATAAGAATGGCACGTGTTCAGACCTATGGGGACACAACTCACACCCTTATCGACCGGTCTGGCTACACTGGGCCTTTCTTGCCAGGCTACAAGGCTGCACCATACAAAGACTGTCTTGCTCAGTTGTTGTAAGTGATCTCAAATCTGCATGAATCAAGCTGCATTGAGCTCAATTCAGAACATAATTTTTCCTTATACACCAGTTGGTTTCACATTCTGCCATCTCTTCTTTGTACTCACAGCAAACTATAGAGGgctttaatctttgttttctctttgttttcaatatgtttttgctttttggaGGGGAGGTCAAAGATAGGGAAAAGCAAACATCATTTTCTGTCtgtaaaagtaaattttaaatatagcCTTTAGAgaattaaatcatttaaatttgGAAACTACAACAGGGAAAATCAAAGATAGTTTTCtgtctgtaaaagaaaattatctttgtGGACATGCAAATTCATGCAGTTCGATGGCCTTAAGAGAATCGTTTAAATATGGAAAATACAGTTTATGTAAATATAatccaaagaaatattttaaaataataaagtatgtTGCTTAATGTGGTTGCTATAGattattctatttttgtaaAGGTAACAATAGTTTATAATTGATGCTTATGGATTTTATGTGATCAGCATGCTGTTTatgaacaacagcaaaaacaaaattaccatttttaccttaaaaattgttttttaaatgaagttttgCTTAGGTTAACCTTTAAACTGATTTCAGTGTTTTAAtctgaaattttctttctttcgattTGGGATTAGTGAAATCCATTTTATCTCCcaaattgtaaaagaaataaagctatGTAGATATCTATTTATGTTGTTGCTATGGAATTGTTCATGAAAGCTCTACACTAGCTTATGAAATGTCATACTCAGAGTGGTTTGACTGCCTTCTTGTGCTGCCTATTATAAACATCGGCCCTTAGAAGTTAACCTTGCCAGTAGATTACAATTCTGTGTCTGTTTGGGAAAGTGTGTTTGCTGGAGTGTGTAGTCACCAGATAGTTACCTAGTATGTGAAAGTTGTGTTCTCTCATAGCAAGACATAACAATCTCACTCATTTTAAGATTTATGTCACATTCTTTTATTGAATATATACAGGCCAGAAACTGGTCTTCAAGTTGTGGACCATATTGTGGGCAACCAACCTGACCTGGCTATGAATGATGTTGTAAACTGGTATGTTGTTATGTGCCATTTTCCACAAGTATCACATCAACACTTATAGGATCATGATACTTTCATCCTTCTTCTGTGGTCTGTCTGGTGAAGATCTGGCTGCGATGTAATTTTGACTGGTAACGATTATAATTCTTTTACTTCTTACACACACCATGAACCAAAAGATTAATTTTCTCCTGCCTGTTAACTGTGCTTTTTATTGGACAGGTATGAAAGAACACTTTTATTTCACCGATTCTGGTCCGTGGATGACAGCCAGATTCACACTGAATTCTCATCATTGCGCTCAATAGTGGTGACCAACTATGAGGAGACCATCAAGATGCCTATCAATGAGCCTGCACCTGGCAAACGCAAGAGCCAGATTCAGGTATATCTTTTACATCCTAAAGGGTGAAGAAATGCATAGTTTTGATACTTAATTGTACTTCTTTAAATTATGAGCAGCCATCAACAATCAATAAACTCTGAAACAATAATAGATTTAGTATGCAATaacaaatcatttaaataaacgCAAGATTTGTATAGTGGAGACTCGTgctcgtaaggagcatgcttgtAACGCTTAAGgtcaagaacaagacatggacaacatatgagggacaaaagaacaaatgaataaCATAGGAATGATGgaacaataaacaacagtactgatgatgagtaaaagacaaatacagaaaacgctaagaggaaccaagtaacaaggattGAGAATATCATGATTTTGATTTGACTTAttcttgtgtttaaaaaattcaaagtttattattacttcacaaaagtctgcttTAGTCACAAATAagatcaaattaaaaaaattagaaagattATGGGATAAACCACCTATTATATTTTGTTGAACATCTAAAAAATGTACATCTGAAGTGGTTCCAACTGATCATGAAAAAGGTCATCTTGTAACCTTTTCAGGTCTttgggagtgaggtgttaaagacctcacttttcttgagGCTAGCTTTTATTtaagggcagtgcccatctcctctccctcactatCTTACCTTTCCCAAAACtttaaggagtcaggtacccattcctgccagcttggtcgactgggggaagtttccTGCACTAATCAGGCATTGAGCCAGAGTATTCTCAGTTCAGACGCCAGTTCTCTAACCACTCAGCCATTCACTTCCCCCAGACTGATCATATGCGCTGTTCATAAGTCCATAAAAAGACATGCTGTTGAGCTTGCGTGTgctacaaaaatattcttgaagAATCAGAACAAGATGTTTCTTCAGCTAAATTTGTGATTGCAGCTAAATGTGGTACATGTGTTTCAGGAATATGTTGACTACAATGGGGGAGCTGGGGTTCAGCATATTGCTATGAAAACTGATAACATCATTGATACGGTAAATTACAGTTTCTACCTTTTATTACGTTGCTTGCGGCACAGATTCAATATTTATACATGACTTGTGATTTATGCAAGAGATGTGTTTCAGAAGAACCATGCCTAATTTCAAAATTCTCATAAAGTGAAAACAATCTTCATATTTCGCCAGCtgcactcaattttttttcagcagtatCATATATCAAGTTTTTTTCGTGTTGGCCTTTGATTCTCTGTTTTCATAATCAAATCAGCTTAATCTTTAGCTAGATGAATATGTAGTATTTTGACGCAGGCACAGGGTAAACACTTGCAAGTTTTATATAACATAgagctgtaaacattttaaggGGAGTTTTCATAAAACAAGTGGACAGGCTTGGATGACGTGTTCATTTCTGAGATGTAATTGCAAGTGTCATGTCATTGTGATAGAAAATATCTGAACTGCTGCAAGTACTTGTGCTGTGTTCTCACATTCAGTGGGGGTTTATTTCAGCCCAAATGTGAGCACATTCTGTTCAATGATAAATGCTTTCTGACCACCTAGCTGTGTTTTCGCATGGCCTTTTTTTAAGTCCTggttatcttttttaaaatattagtttgATTAAGTATTGAGAAAGGTGCTTTTCAAAATACAAGTCAACTTGTATTGTCAGCTCACCAAACTGAAGGAAAGGGGACAGCATTTCTTAGAAGTCCCAGACACCTACTACAAGACACTGCGAGAAAAACTCAAGACATCCAAGGTCAAGATCCAGGAAGATTTGGATGAGGTATTGATCACATTCTCAAATATTAAGTGTAGGAGCACTTTGTTAAGAGTCTATTTATccttgtatgtttttattttgattgcatCTAGTTTGTATTCGTGCAAGTTGGATTCATGGGTTTCATgttttatcttgaaaattatCTATTCTCCCAAGTTTTAGGgacataaaatatgcaaatcaGCAACATGGGGATTCTGCTGCATATTCACCTCTATTCATTACTGCTGTGTGAGAATCTATCACAGAATGTtacttgttattgtttttgtcagcCCATTTCTTTCTGGTGCATATGGAACTCTGATAGGTCTCGAAAAGGATTTTATCACACTGTCTTGCTTGTACTTCATGCCAAGtccactttttctttattttcaaaattaccATCCATCTTACATATCATTCCCAATAATATAGCAGGCAGCCTCTTGCCAATAGCTTCCTACCACTATGGGTGTGAAGCCTTGCCTAATATGTCTTTTTCATGTCCGGTTAGTGTCTCTTTACGATCGTTTCCCTTTGggttcctgaaaaaaaaaaggtaccaAAAactgagtgttttttttttttttacaagccTTTACACATGAAAAATTTTAACTGGCTTTTTAACAAAtccttatttaaatattttcacagctGCAGCGCCTGAGGATCTTGATTGACTATGATGACCATGGCTACCTTCTGCAGATTTTCACCAAAAACATGCAGGATCGCCCCACCCTCTTCCTGGAAGTCATTCAGCGCCGCAATCACTCTGTCAGTAGCCccatatattttttacttgtaTAGTGAAACAGTTCTCCATAGGAAGGTTCAAAAGGAACTTTTGTAAAAGATATTATCAGCTGTAGAagatacagaagaaaatatgagACAGCAGTATTCCTAACAGGCCTTCACAGCTCTAACTACAAAACTTAACCACTAAGCCATCAGTGCAGCAAACACCATTAGAAAAGAGTAGACAAAGATACTCAAACTGTCTTCTGAATGGATATGTCATACAAGCaatcaaaaaatacaaactgcCAAGTTTTAAAAAGAGCACTGAAAACTGTCAACTGCCTGCAAATTACAGTTCATTAAGTGCCTTACTGTGGGATAGTTGACAGGAAAGAGGAAAACAGCAGGGGCTGTATGATGAAGGTGAAGACAAATCATCAAATCCATGTACATAACACAACAATTACCAGCAGCTGTGACAAGCACTAACTTGCATTTCTACCAGACTGCTGACTAGGGTCAAATTCAGCAAATCCCAGTGCAAACAGGACAGTCTAAACAAATCTCATCTTATTTCTGCATGCATTGTAGCGGATCTACTGAAGGTTAATTTTAAACGCAttctttctgtatttgcttatcttatttgtttattaacaCTTAAATGCTTATCtcgtacttttatttttaacagggCTTTGGTGCTGGGAACTTCAAGTCTCTCTTTGAGGCTATAGAGATGGACCAGGCAGAGCGTGGCAACCTGTAGCCAGTACTTTCAGATCTGTGATGCACTTGGGTTTAACCAGGACTAAATTCAGATGCAATTTGTTGAGTTTACAgagattatttttgttgaacTAATTCAATTACCAtgttcacatatatttttatgctcAACTTTGAGTTAGGTGAAAATGAATAGCTCATTCCACCATCAGtccattaaaaatgttacatgTTAATCCAAGATGTGTGCATGTTACTGATGCAAGAAGGCAGAAGTGACATAAATTATTGTGATACTAGAATTAATAATGACTATTCATTAGCTGCTGCctccttagaaaaaaaaagttacaaccAATAACAAAGAGCATGGCGGCATTAAAACAgcaatgcaaaaatattaatgaatattaGAGCATTTGAAAACACTGCGGAGTTTAGAGAGAATTGAACAGAGCTATTATGttcataaaagaaataatttgtgaCTGAATTACTGATGCATTATGAAATTTGATGGAACAGGAACTGCAAATACTGATACTCTCCAGAAAATGTGATGCCCAATTGTTTCATGCACATTGTAGTCT
This window of the Pomacea canaliculata isolate SZHN2017 linkage group LG4, ASM307304v1, whole genome shotgun sequence genome carries:
- the LOC112563140 gene encoding 4-hydroxyphenylpyruvate dioxygenase-like, with the protein product MTSYTDKGPKPESGSFVGFDHITFWVGNAKQAASHYCVRLGFSPFMYKGLETGSRQVAAHVVKQNKIIFVFQSMLEPNNPAEIGDFLAKHGDAVKDVAFEVKDLEAIVEHAVARGAQVVAAPWEESDEHGTIRMARVQTYGDTTHTLIDRSGYTGPFLPGYKAAPYKDCLAQLLPETGLQVVDHIVGNQPDLAMNDVVNWYERTLLFHRFWSVDDSQIHTEFSSLRSIVVTNYEETIKMPINEPAPGKRKSQIQEYVDYNGGAGVQHIAMKTDNIIDTLTKLKERGQHFLEVPDTYYKTLREKLKTSKVKIQEDLDELQRLRILIDYDDHGYLLQIFTKNMQDRPTLFLEVIQRRNHSGFGAGNFKSLFEAIEMDQAERGNL